In Lycium barbarum isolate Lr01 chromosome 9, ASM1917538v2, whole genome shotgun sequence, the DNA window ACAATCCCTATTCTATCATTGTTGGGTCCCACTTCATGTACACATTGTGAAGAAAAGTCAACAAAAGTAGGCACTAAAGTAAGGACAATTTGGTAAACATAACAAAGTCTTCccttatttcttaaatttcgttcTTGGTCaaatagtgtcacataaattgggaaggAGAGAGTATTTCTTAACGTAATTTTCATAGCTTGGCCAAAGAGAGTATTTCTTAACGTAATTTTCATAGCTTGGCCAAATTTTTACATGCAGGTAAAACGTGACTTATGCAGAAATATCAAGaacggtgctcagcccatgcaacatatagaaggcggtgctcagccttatgcaaaaacttcaagagggcggtgctaagCCCATGCAACAAAAAGAAGGCAGTGCTCAACCTTATGCAGACATGCAACAAAAAAAAGGCAGTGCTCAACCTTATGCAGACATGCAACGAATTCCCtgtttccttcttcttctttttttttagggggggggggggggggaggggtggggTTGCAGGGGGGGACACCACTTTCTTTTTAGTCCGTCCCAAAATGAATGTCACCTTTCCTTATTCGGCAACTATTTGTGGCACAATCCCTATTCTATCCTTGTTGGGTCCCACTTCATGTACACATTGTGAAGAAAAGTCAACAAAAGTAGGTACTAAAGTAAGGACAATTTGGTAAACATAACAAAGTCTTCccttatttcttaaatttcgtttCTGGTCAAATAGTGCCATATAAATTGGGAAGGAGAGAGTATTTCTTAACGTAATTTTCATAGCTTGGCCAAATTTTTACATGCACGTAAAACGTGACTTATACAGAAATATCAAGaacggtgctcagcccatgcaacatatagaaggcggtgctcagcgtTATGCAGAAacttcaagagggcggtgctaagCCCATGCAACAAAAAGAAGGCGGTgctcaaccttatgcagaaacttcaagagggcggtgctcagcccatgcaacaaaAAGAAGGCAGTGCTCGACCTTATGCAGAAacttcaagagggcggtgctcagcccatgcaacaaaAAGAAGGcaatgctcagccttatgcataaACTTCAAGAGGGCGGTACTCAACCCACAGAGCGTTTATTtttttcataatcacaaattaCTATTTACATAGTCATTTTGTCATTTaatattattaattaattatatacttACATAAATATGTTAAATCATATCTCATTTTTATCATATTTTTAGTACATTtattatttctattttatttatttatctaagTCGCTTAGAATAATTTTATCATATCATAAACACTACTCCAttttttatttgatattattATATTAGATCCTGTTAATATTATCATAAAATCTCAAATTAATTATTTCTGGCATATTACAAACCAATTCACACATTTTTAATTATGATCTTGCATAACCATTAATTTAAAATTAGTATCTTTTATATTACATAACATTCATAAGCATTTATCGTCCATGCACATTTAATTAGCATCAATGAGTGAGTTGATAATGGAGGAGGGTACCTAACAATATTTATGTTATGAAAGACTATGTAAAACAAAAAAAGATTTTGTCACTTATCTAAAAGAAATTAAGTTTTTCCCTTGTAGATTAGATAGATAAGTAAACCTCGTTTAGAAAGGATTGGCTTAAACGGATAAAATAGGAGTAGATGAAAGAAACGTAAGAAGTAAGATGGGATCCCTATTTTAAACTCTGGATTACTACACTTGTCTTGTTTTCTCTTTCTCAAAGGCAACCGAAGATGAGTCTAGATCATATTCGTCATAGCGTCGGCATTCTCGGTATGCTTTTCAATCTTCTCTTCTATTTTTTCTACTAAAACTTTTGATTATATCTATAGAATGTTGCTCTGTTAGATTTAGATTTAGTTGATTGACCTGTATGAATTGATTTTCCAATAATTCGAATTTATGAATGAATTGAGTGCTGATGCTTCAATTTTGTCAATTTTTTCTTCTAATGAACCGTGAAATTTATGCTTTCTGTGATATTTCTCTTAGCtagtgtttggccatagattcctaaaaaaaaaaattgataacaACTGTTAATCctatcaagaatacccaatcatacAAAATATACATACTTGCTAATCCTAAATTatgcaaaatattatttttttgataaCAACTGCTAATAACACACTTACTAGTTActacaattcaaattacaatacaaaTATCCATTCGtgcaacaaaaacaaaaaagggtagtaactagctattctttaatataaatCTTCTGTAGATACGGTTTAATGGAGGAATATGGTAGATGCGGTTTAGTGGAGGAATATGGTAGATAGAATTAGTCGAGTCATAAATAGGTGGGgctttttttataaaatacaaaaatttggggtagtttttaaaagttttcaAAAGGGCAAAACATGAATCTTGACCCAAAAACAGGTTTGAGCCAGAATATGAGATTTGAAGttttgttttcaaaatctgtcaaaaattttatggccaaacaaagATTTGAAATCAAATCTTCAAAATATGCTCCCAAAATCTATGGCCGAACGGAAGCTTAGTCTTAGAGATTGAGTTAGTTTTTCTTAGCTTCTTTCCTCTTCTTTTAGTTAAAGAGTTCTTTACTAATATTCATCAAAATTCTCATGTACACATTATAAGAGCTTGAAGAAGCTATGGAAAAACTGTGTCTATTAGTGAAGGCCTGAATGAGCTTAAATACACATTGTTCCTGAGAAGACTATTCTAACTGAAGGAGAACTCTTACTATATATAGAGAGACTAATCTCTACTAAAGTTTAAAGCTAAGAGAGATAAATATAAGACTCCTAACAATGATAAACAATATCTAGATGATGATGCTTGGTGTAAAGTGATAAAATTTTGGTGTAAACGTGTTTTTCCAGCAGAGGATGGAATTTTTTAAAAAGCTCCTTAACTTCACTTTTGTTCTTTAGTGTGTAAAGCCAAGTGTATTTTGTATATTGATcaacaaaaatacaacaacacaatttcttaTCGAGAGATAAAACCGGTGATGGCCCCCATAAATCACTAAAAATAATTTGAAGCGGCTTAGAGCTACACAAAGATAATCGGGTAAATGGATGCCGATGGGCTTTATTAGATAAGTAGGAATTACAAGTACTGAGGGGAGCGGATGAGACGAACATGTGAGCTTGGGGATGTGAGACAGGCCACTCATACAGTCCATTGTTATTCCGGCCGTCCACCAACGGTTTGAGTGTTTTCAGATCCTTCacaaaaaaatcaaaatgaaAAAATTTAATTGACTTCAAATTATCTTGACAAAATTTGGAAACAGAGTGAAGCTTACATTTAATGGATGGGGCACACAAAGTGTTAGCTTAAAAACATTATTTGGTGCATTTAATTGAGTAGAACCAGTGTGTGAAATGGAAATTTTGTTACCATCACCCATGGAGACATCCTCGTTACCGTGGTACAGTTTTTGTGAGAGCTCTGATACCATATAAGAGCTTGAAGAAGCTGCTGAAAAAATGTGTCTATCATTGAATGCCTGAATActacaacaacgacaacaacatatccagtgtagtcccgcatagtggggtctggggagggtaagatgtacgcagaccttacctctacctgaAAAAGAACTCTTACTATATATCTAGAGACTAATCTATACTAAAGGATAAAGCTAAGAGATAAGTATAAACGACATAAGGATAAATATAAAAAACTTCTAAAAATGATAAACGGCATCTAGATGATGATGCTCCAATACACATGCCTGGAAGCCTTACTTCTTCTACTGCTGTATAATATAAGAAATCACGGAAGAATGAATTAGGCGTAGAACGTATGAATATAATTCTGTTAACAGACAGGCATGCATGATGGCGTCATACATGTTTGCTATTTTCATGCTGGATTATGTgtgtttcttctttcttttcttaaatCTGTTCCTGATTAAATTTTCAATTCTCAAAACAGTTGCTCTAATGTTCGATCTCTTCTTATTTTGCAGGCAAAATCTCATCTGTTTTTCTCTTCGCTTCGCCAATGTAATATATCTTCTCCCTTTGTCCTTTGCTTATAGTTCCATTAATCTCATGTGTAGTCATTTAATATCCATCTTTTCTAGGGTGTAAAACGATTTATAGAAACATCAATTGATTAATGATGATGCTAGCTCCTCCTCAAGGTCAATCAAATTAGGCATCTACATGGAAAAATCAAGTTTTAAATACTCTGTTATCCCTTTGGTTGTATACGGACCTTGAGAATTGGTAGATCATTTAAACTGAATTTGATTTCTGTAATTCAGGCCAACATTTAAACGAATCATCAAAAACAAATCGGTAGAGGAGTTCCACCCGTACCCATACCTAGCAGCTGTAATGAACTGTATGGTGTGGATTTACTACGGCATGCTTTTTGTTCATCCATACAGCATTCTTGTTGTCATCATCAACAGCGTTGGTCTCTTCTTCCACTTGTCTTATCTTTCTATATTTTTCTGCTACACCGTCAAAAGATATCGGGTAACTATCTAACCAATCTTTTCAAGTACCTGAGGTCACTTTTTAATGTCAGATATATTCCTCCTTATGGTTTCCTGACACTTGCTGTTTTATAACTCAGCTAGAGATAGTTGTCATATTGTTAGCGGAAATAGTGGGCGTGGCCGCCATCATAGCTGGAACCATGCTAGGCTTGCACACCTACGCAAGTAGATCCATGGTCGTGAAAATTCTCGCTACCTTCTTTGGAATTCTTATGTATGCATCCCCTCTATCAATCATGGCATGTACAAAGGCCTAGTTCTGGTGTGATCAAtttcatatatataaattatCAAACTAGTTTAGTTTGTTCTCTGGCTAATTTTCTGGTTTTCCTCAAAACAGCTCAAGGTAATCAAAACAAAGAGCGCTGAATTCTTGCCAAGGCTGCTTTGCATAGCAGGCTTCCTTAATGGAATCTGCTGGCTCATCTATGCTCTCTACAAGTTTGACCCCTACATCTTGGTAAAGTCTATTTTACTATTGGTGTTTCTTTTAACCTATTAGTCTTATGTTTCATCTCCAGTCATTCTTTTCCTAATTGGCATTCGTATGCTAATTGACTTGTAATGCTCTGATTGTGTAGGTTGGAAACGGAGTTGGAACACTATTAGCTTATGTTCAGCTGGTATTGCTCCATATTTACCAGAAGCCATCTATCGTGGACCGCTCGCACttgcaggggcggagccagtaaGGGGGGGCCGAATCCCCTTCGgtgaaaaattacactgtgtatctaagtttaaaattattttttatgtatatatagtagactaGTTTCTCaccacgtgcgttgcacgtgcaTGCCGAGTCATGTAATGCATGATTTTGTGAAATAATAGCTTTATTAATAAAAATCTGAATAAATAACTATGACAACAGAATAAAGTATAATTTTTAATGATGATCATGTGAATCATCATATTACAACTTATTTATCGAGAATAAAGAACTTGACGCTTTGAAAACTTCACTAAGCTATCCACAGACGATATTAGGTTCTTCAAAACAATATTATAGGATAGAGATCACCAAAGATCAAGCAAAGATATTTTGTAATGGAGCAACATAGCAAAGTTAGGATGCTATCTGCATTTATAGTGTGCTATCACCCTACATCATCAATGTTACGTTTTACTAATAGATGTTATATGGTGAAGAAATTTCAAGGAAGTTTCAAAATGATAAATATATCAAGCACTCAGAAAATGTACTTCTATAACAACTTACAACCATATAAAAAATGCAAAATTTCTGAAAACCCCACTAAAACCTCTTTGAACGTCATCTTATTTTGATTGATGTAACGTTTCTCTAATTGGTATAAGAAGTAAGAATGATATTAGAATGTAAGATATCAAATTAACTAATTTCACTTTGATCAATCACCTAAAAAAGAAAATTCAACAGTGTGAGCAAAatacagaatatcccataacatgAACACAACAAACGTTTTAGGTTCTTTGTACTGTTCATGTTGTGTAAATCTAACCGATTATCTATTAAATCGCACAATTAACAATCATAATAATAGTTATTTTAGTTCATGGGAGAATGACTAATCTCTAATATATTATTTTAGACAAATATAACATGATCTCTAATAAACGTTTCCCCAAAATGAGTTATCTCCCATttgctttaagagtcataaatttACTTGTATAAATAAGTTACATAAACAGTAGAAAATATAATCTATTGTTGCACACAATAAATGTTAAATATATAACTAACTACCGTgattttaaaatttgtgataaggTGATATGTGTGTAACTCAAATATCTCTTATGAAATAACACCAATCAAAACTACAATGactaatttttaatttattattttcGACTAAAGATCTTGCTACAGTAATcaattttgtattttatttttttggcttcATTGCGAGTAAGCTTAATATATGTTGAATCGAATTATGCGGATGTAATGAACTTGCAAGGTAAAATATAGAATCGACTGAATATTGGGAATTTTATTGATATTGAATCGTTATTACAACTAATCAATGAAATTTGACTAACGACAACTCTCAACTGAAAGCTTCAGCATCAATGGCGGATCACCTGTGAAAGAGATAGGAATAGAATGAGAGGAGATAGGAGAAGAGCGAAGAGAAATGAgagaattagagagagagagtaatTAGGTTACCAGATATTTCATAACCCCTGGCCCAAATCTGTTAGCTCCATATTAATAGCCCAACTATACTAAAGCCCAACTGTCAATGAGCTGGCCCAACTCCACCGCCTCAGCCCAATTCATCCTAGCTGTCTGATGCTCTTTTAATAAAGTCCATGCCTGGATGAAGGTAATCATTCAATAAAGTCCATGGCAATGTCTTGCCAGGGTCCTTCAGGAATAGGAAGGGGTTGTAACAACCCTGGAGAGTGAATGTTCTCATTCTCCGCCCTTTGGCACACATCACACTCAGAAACCTATTTACAAACATCAGCCTTCATGTTGGGCCAGTAGAAGACCATTTGGATCTTTCTATAAGTGCCCTACTATCCGGAATGCCCACCCAAAGGGGATTGGTGTAAGGCTTCAAATATCTTGAGTCTCAGATCGGCATTCCTGCCCACCAAGATCTTGTTTTGAAAACTCATAATCCCCTGATGCAAGATGTAGGAAGGTTTAGAGTTAGGCGCAGTAATAAACTCAGTCAACAACTGCAGTGCCATAGGATCATTGTCATAACTCTGAGTAATGTCCTACATCCAGGTAGGCTCAGCAGAAGTGATAGCATTTAAGGAAGAACCTTCCTCTTGTCTTCTAGAAAGGGCATCAGCCACCCTATTTTCTATGCCCTTCTTATATTGCACCTCATAGTCTAGACCCAACAGTTTAGTCAGACCCTTCTGCTGCAGGGCAGTAGTCACTCTTTGTTCCAGCAAGAATTTCAAAATATGATGGTCTGTCCTGACTATGAAGTGGGCCCCTTGGAGGTAATGCCTCCACCTGTCCACAGCTGAAAGTAAGGCCATGTATTATTTTTCATATGTGGACAGCCCCAAGAGTCTAGTTGCCAAGGCCTTACTAAAGTAAGCAGTGGGCCTGCCTTCTTGCATAAGAACAGCTCCAATCCCATTTGCGCAAGCATCAGTCTCCACCACAAATGGTTTGG includes these proteins:
- the LOC132608739 gene encoding bidirectional sugar transporter SWEET5-like isoform X1; this translates as MSLDHIRHSVGILGKISSVFLFASPMPTFKRIIKNKSVEEFHPYPYLAAVMNCMVWIYYGMLFVHPYSILVVIINSVGLFFHLSYLSIFFCYTVKRYRLEIVVILLAEIVGVAAIIAGTMLGLHTYASRSMVVKILATFFGILMYASPLSIMLKVIKTKSAEFLPRLLCIAGFLNGICWLIYALYKFDPYILVGNGVGTLLAYVQLVLLHIYQKPSIVDRSHLQGRSQ
- the LOC132608739 gene encoding bidirectional sugar transporter SWEET5-like isoform X2: MSLDHIRHSVGILGKISSVFLFASPMPTFKRIIKNKSVEEFHPYPYLAAVMNCMVWIYYGMLFVHPYSILVVIINSVGLFFHLSYLSIFFCYTVKRYRLEIVVILLAEIVGVAAIIAGTMLGLHTYASRSMLKVIKTKSAEFLPRLLCIAGFLNGICWLIYALYKFDPYILVGNGVGTLLAYVQLVLLHIYQKPSIVDRSHLQGRSQ